One Amaranthus tricolor cultivar Red isolate AtriRed21 chromosome 10, ASM2621246v1, whole genome shotgun sequence genomic window carries:
- the LOC130825409 gene encoding DUF21 domain-containing protein At4g14240-like isoform X2: MQWICASAILPVVQKQHQLLVTLLLCNAAAMEALPIYLDKLFNQYVAIILSVTLVLAFGEVIPQAICTRYGLAVGANFVGLVRILMIICYPISYPIGKILDFLLGHNEALFRRAQLKALVSIHSQEAGKGGELTHDETTIISGALDLTEKTAQEAMTPIESTFSLDVDSKLDWEAMGKILARGHSRVPVYSGNPKNIIGLLLVKTLLTVRPETETPVSAVSIRKIPRVPGDMPLYDILNEFQKGHSHLAAVVKGKKKSIADLPIIDVKKSNQSKVTDVKGDLVAPLLSKKNDNSECIIDIKRISKDKKNSPQDNASSNSTPYTVEDIEEGEVIGIITLEDVFEELLQEEIVDETDEFVDVHKRIRVAAVAAASSVARAPSYRRVTSQMNLIQGTRARPGQRVKNLSEDNAA, encoded by the exons CGGCTATCCTTCCTGTTGTTCAAAAGCAGCATCAACTTCTAGTGACTTTGCTCCTATGTAATGCAGCAGCCATGGAG GCACTTCCTATATACCTGGACAAACTGTTTAATCAGTATGTGGCTATCATTCTCTCTGTAACTTTGGTTCTAGCTTTTGGCGAG GTTATTCCCCAAGCTATATGTACTAGATATGGCCTTGCTGTTGGAGCGAATTTTGTAGGCCTTGTACGCATATTGATGATTATATGCTATCCAATTTCTTATCCCATCGGAAAG ATACTGGATTTCTTACTAGGACATAATGAAGCACTCTTCAGGAGAGCTCAACTAAAAGCACTAGTATCCATTCATAGCCAAGAG GCTGGAAAGGGTGGTGAACTTACGCATGATGAGACAACCATTATCAGTGGAGCATTAGATTTGACAGAGAAG ACTGCTCAGGAGGCAATGACACCAATCGAGTCAACCTTTTCCTTGGACGTAGATTCGAAATTGGATTG GGAAGCAATGGGAAAGATCCTAGCTCGTGGGCATAGCCGAGTACCTGTTTATTCTGGCAACCCGAAAAACATTATTGGACTTCTTTTG GTTAAAACGCTTCTGACAGTACGGCCTGAAACAGAAACTCCTGTGAGTGCAGTTTCCATACGAAAAATTCCAAG GGTTCCAGGAGACATGCCTTTGTATGACATACTGAATGAATTCCAGAAAGGTCACAGTCACCTGGCAGCAGTAGTGAAAGGAAAAAAGAAGAGTATTGCCGATTTACCTATTATTGATGTCAAAAAATCGAATCAATCTAAAGTCACCGATGTCAAGGGAGATTTGGTTGCTCCTTTGTTATCTAAGAAAAATGACAATTCCGAATGTATTATAGATATCAAGAGAATCTCTAAGGACAAGAAAAATTCGCCACAGGATAATGCATCATCAAATTCTACGCCTTATACTGTAGAGGATATCGAGGAGGGAGAAGTTATTGGCATTATTACCCTTGAAGATGTATTTGAAGAACTTTTGCAG GAGGAAATTGTAGATGAAACAGATGAATTTGTCGATGTTCACAAACG AATACGTGTCGCTGCAGTTGCAGCAGCTTCTTCGGTTGCACGAGCTCCTTCATATCGAAGGGTAACTAGCCAAATGAATTTG ATTCAGGGAACCCGAGCTAGGCCCGGACAAAGAGTTAAGAATCTCAGTGAAGATAATGCAGCTTAA
- the LOC130825409 gene encoding DUF21 domain-containing protein At4g14240-like isoform X1, producing MQVLNAVALVRYALRNSAEGLGSEIEFGTALWFIYAGLCALLVVFAGLMSGLTLGLMSLSLVDLEILNRSGTHSEQKQAAAILPVVQKQHQLLVTLLLCNAAAMEALPIYLDKLFNQYVAIILSVTLVLAFGEVIPQAICTRYGLAVGANFVGLVRILMIICYPISYPIGKILDFLLGHNEALFRRAQLKALVSIHSQEAGKGGELTHDETTIISGALDLTEKTAQEAMTPIESTFSLDVDSKLDWEAMGKILARGHSRVPVYSGNPKNIIGLLLVKTLLTVRPETETPVSAVSIRKIPRVPGDMPLYDILNEFQKGHSHLAAVVKGKKKSIADLPIIDVKKSNQSKVTDVKGDLVAPLLSKKNDNSECIIDIKRISKDKKNSPQDNASSNSTPYTVEDIEEGEVIGIITLEDVFEELLQEEIVDETDEFVDVHKRIRVAAVAAASSVARAPSYRRVTSQMNLIQGTRARPGQRVKNLSEDNAA from the exons ATGCAGGTTTTAAATGCAGTAGCTTTAGTTCGGTATGCATTGAGAAATAGTGCAGAGGGATTAGGATCTGAAATAGAATTTGGAACAGCATTGTGGTTCATCTATGCTGGCTTGTGTGCTCTCTTAGTTGTATTTGCTGGTCTTATGTCTGGTTTAACTCTTGGTTTGATGTCTCTTAGTCTTGTTGATTTAGAGATTCTTAACCGTAGTGGCACCCATTCTGAGCAAAAACAAGCAG CGGCTATCCTTCCTGTTGTTCAAAAGCAGCATCAACTTCTAGTGACTTTGCTCCTATGTAATGCAGCAGCCATGGAG GCACTTCCTATATACCTGGACAAACTGTTTAATCAGTATGTGGCTATCATTCTCTCTGTAACTTTGGTTCTAGCTTTTGGCGAG GTTATTCCCCAAGCTATATGTACTAGATATGGCCTTGCTGTTGGAGCGAATTTTGTAGGCCTTGTACGCATATTGATGATTATATGCTATCCAATTTCTTATCCCATCGGAAAG ATACTGGATTTCTTACTAGGACATAATGAAGCACTCTTCAGGAGAGCTCAACTAAAAGCACTAGTATCCATTCATAGCCAAGAG GCTGGAAAGGGTGGTGAACTTACGCATGATGAGACAACCATTATCAGTGGAGCATTAGATTTGACAGAGAAG ACTGCTCAGGAGGCAATGACACCAATCGAGTCAACCTTTTCCTTGGACGTAGATTCGAAATTGGATTG GGAAGCAATGGGAAAGATCCTAGCTCGTGGGCATAGCCGAGTACCTGTTTATTCTGGCAACCCGAAAAACATTATTGGACTTCTTTTG GTTAAAACGCTTCTGACAGTACGGCCTGAAACAGAAACTCCTGTGAGTGCAGTTTCCATACGAAAAATTCCAAG GGTTCCAGGAGACATGCCTTTGTATGACATACTGAATGAATTCCAGAAAGGTCACAGTCACCTGGCAGCAGTAGTGAAAGGAAAAAAGAAGAGTATTGCCGATTTACCTATTATTGATGTCAAAAAATCGAATCAATCTAAAGTCACCGATGTCAAGGGAGATTTGGTTGCTCCTTTGTTATCTAAGAAAAATGACAATTCCGAATGTATTATAGATATCAAGAGAATCTCTAAGGACAAGAAAAATTCGCCACAGGATAATGCATCATCAAATTCTACGCCTTATACTGTAGAGGATATCGAGGAGGGAGAAGTTATTGGCATTATTACCCTTGAAGATGTATTTGAAGAACTTTTGCAG GAGGAAATTGTAGATGAAACAGATGAATTTGTCGATGTTCACAAACG AATACGTGTCGCTGCAGTTGCAGCAGCTTCTTCGGTTGCACGAGCTCCTTCATATCGAAGGGTAACTAGCCAAATGAATTTG ATTCAGGGAACCCGAGCTAGGCCCGGACAAAGAGTTAAGAATCTCAGTGAAGATAATGCAGCTTAA